One segment of Rhodothermus bifroesti DNA contains the following:
- the metK gene encoding methionine adenosyltransferase: MAYLFTSESVSEGHPDKIADQISDAILDAMLAQDPNSRVAVETLVTTGLVVLSGEVYTRAHVDVQQVVREVIRDIGYTDPRLRFDADSCGVLSSIHEQSPDIRRGVDGAPSGEQGAGDQGMMFGYACRETPELMPLPIILAHKLVRELAHIRKHEPHLMPYLRPDAKSQVTVEYEDDRRTPRRIHTVVVSTQHSEEVAQERIKEDIREILLPRVLPPELVDERLILHVNPTGRFVIGGPHGDTGLTGRKIIVDTYGGKGAHGGGAFSGKDPSKVDRSGAYAARHVAKNIVGAGLADEVEVQIAYAIGLADPVSIDVNTFGTGVVPDAVLVEVVKEVFDLRPASIIRNLDLLRPRYRATAAYGHFGREEFPWEALDRVEELRQAVARFA; the protein is encoded by the coding sequence ATGGCCTACTTGTTTACTTCTGAATCGGTCTCCGAAGGACACCCGGACAAGATTGCCGATCAGATTTCGGATGCGATCCTGGACGCTATGTTGGCGCAGGATCCCAACAGCCGGGTGGCGGTCGAGACGCTGGTCACTACCGGACTGGTAGTTCTTTCGGGTGAAGTCTACACGCGAGCGCATGTCGATGTGCAACAGGTCGTGCGTGAGGTCATCCGGGATATTGGCTATACAGATCCCCGCCTGCGCTTTGATGCCGATAGCTGTGGTGTGCTTTCAAGCATTCATGAGCAAAGTCCAGATATCCGCCGTGGGGTTGATGGGGCGCCAAGTGGTGAACAGGGAGCAGGGGATCAGGGCATGATGTTTGGCTACGCTTGCCGCGAGACGCCAGAGCTGATGCCGTTGCCCATCATTTTGGCGCATAAACTGGTGCGGGAGTTGGCCCACATTCGCAAACATGAGCCGCACCTGATGCCTTACCTACGTCCGGATGCCAAAAGTCAAGTGACTGTGGAGTACGAAGACGACCGCCGCACACCCCGGCGCATCCACACAGTGGTGGTTTCGACGCAGCACAGTGAAGAAGTTGCACAAGAACGCATTAAAGAAGACATCCGAGAAATTTTGCTCCCACGGGTGCTACCGCCGGAGCTGGTCGACGAGCGGCTTATTTTGCATGTAAACCCCACGGGGCGGTTTGTTATTGGTGGGCCTCATGGGGATACAGGCCTGACCGGTCGTAAGATCATTGTCGACACCTATGGGGGTAAAGGGGCGCATGGGGGCGGCGCCTTTAGCGGTAAGGATCCTTCCAAGGTGGATCGTTCTGGTGCATACGCTGCCCGTCATGTGGCCAAGAACATTGTGGGCGCAGGCTTGGCCGATGAAGTGGAAGTGCAGATTGCCTATGCGATTGGGTTAGCGGATCCGGTTTCGATCGACGTAAATACCTTTGGTACTGGTGTTGTGCCCGATGCTGTGCTGGTAGAGGTAGTAAAAGAGGTCTTCGATCTTCGCCCTGCTTCGATCATCCGGAATCTGGATCTATTGCGCCCGCGTTATCGCGCCACTGCAGCGTATGGCCACTTTGGCCGCGAGGAATTCCCCTGGGAGGCGCTCGATCGCGTCGAAGAACTACGCCAGGCTGTTGCCCGCTTTGCCTAA
- a CDS encoding acyl carrier protein, with the protein MANDIEAKVKAIIVEKLGVDEADITPEASFTNDLGADSLDTVELIMEFEKEFDITIPDEEAEKIVTVGDAIKYLKEKIGA; encoded by the coding sequence ATGGCAAACGATATCGAAGCGAAAGTGAAAGCCATCATTGTCGAAAAGCTGGGCGTCGACGAAGCGGACATTACGCCAGAAGCTTCATTTACGAACGACTTAGGGGCCGACTCGCTCGACACCGTTGAACTGATCATGGAGTTTGAAAAAGAGTTTGATATTACCATCCCCGACGAAGAAGCAGAGAAAATTGTGACCGTGGGTGACGCCATCAAGTACCTCAAAGAAAAGATTGGTGCCTAA
- the fabF gene encoding beta-ketoacyl-ACP synthase II yields the protein MRHPRRVVVTGMGALTPIGLSVPEFWENLLRGTSGAAPITRFDPTPFDTHFACELKGFDPLNYMDRKTARRLDPFAQYALVAADEALRDAGLDPAVLSPAEKARIGVVFGSGIGGMHVFQEQTTGYLRQGVRSISPLFIPMLIPDISAGHLSIRYGFRGPNYAVVSACATANHNIGDAFLLIQRGLADVVLCGGSEAPITEMALGGFNAMKALSTRNDDPARASRPFDATRDGFVMGEGAGALVLEALEHAQRRGARIYAEVLGIGMSADAYHITAPDPEGEGAALALQALLADANLQAEDVDYINMHGTSTPLGDVAETKAIKRVFGEHAYRMNFSSTKSMTGHLLGAAGAVEAIATILALVHQTIPPTINFEQPDPECDLNYTFNAPQKRSVRVAISNAFGFGGHNTAVAFARFEA from the coding sequence ATGCGACATCCACGGCGCGTTGTCGTCACCGGAATGGGCGCGCTTACGCCAATTGGCCTAAGCGTTCCCGAGTTTTGGGAAAACCTGCTGCGTGGTACAAGTGGCGCAGCACCCATTACCCGCTTTGACCCTACACCATTTGACACGCATTTCGCCTGCGAGCTCAAGGGCTTTGATCCACTCAACTATATGGACCGTAAGACGGCGCGACGGTTAGATCCCTTCGCGCAGTATGCCCTGGTGGCTGCCGACGAAGCGCTGCGCGATGCAGGGTTAGACCCGGCAGTGCTTTCGCCTGCGGAAAAGGCCCGCATTGGCGTTGTTTTTGGCAGCGGCATTGGCGGCATGCACGTCTTTCAGGAACAGACCACGGGCTACCTTCGCCAAGGCGTCCGGTCCATCTCACCGCTTTTCATCCCCATGCTCATTCCCGACATTTCAGCTGGGCACTTGTCGATTCGTTACGGATTTCGTGGTCCAAACTACGCCGTTGTCTCGGCTTGCGCTACAGCCAATCACAACATCGGTGATGCCTTTCTCCTGATTCAGCGTGGCCTGGCCGACGTAGTGCTTTGCGGCGGTAGCGAAGCGCCCATTACCGAAATGGCCTTAGGCGGTTTCAATGCCATGAAGGCCCTTTCCACGCGTAACGACGATCCAGCACGCGCCAGTCGACCGTTCGACGCAACCCGCGACGGCTTCGTGATGGGCGAAGGAGCCGGAGCCCTGGTGCTCGAAGCACTCGAACATGCCCAGCGCCGCGGTGCACGCATCTACGCCGAAGTGCTTGGCATCGGCATGTCGGCCGATGCCTATCATATTACCGCGCCCGATCCCGAGGGCGAAGGAGCTGCTTTGGCCCTTCAGGCACTGCTCGCCGACGCCAACCTCCAAGCTGAAGATGTTGACTACATCAATATGCACGGCACGTCCACCCCACTGGGCGACGTGGCAGAAACCAAAGCGATCAAGCGCGTCTTTGGCGAGCATGCCTATCGCATGAATTTTTCATCCACCAAAAGCATGACCGGACATCTGCTCGGGGCCGCAGGTGCAGTTGAAGCTATCGCTACCATTTTGGCGCTGGTGCATCAGACGATCCCGCCCACGATCAATTTTGAACAGCCAGATCCGGAATGCGACCTAAACTACACGTTTAATGCGCCGCAAAAGCGCTCGGTGCGCGTGGCCATCAGCAATGCGTTTGGATTTGGAGGCCACAACACCGCTGTGGCCTTTGCCCGATTCGAAGCCTAA
- a CDS encoding DUF721 domain-containing protein: MNPRPLGAVLKEVIERLGLKSRIEAAQVVETWAALAGPQINRVTDAVWVRDGTLYVKLTSAAWRHTLHLQREQWRLRLNEALGKPLIQEIVFR, from the coding sequence ATGAATCCGCGACCGCTAGGCGCTGTACTCAAGGAAGTTATCGAGCGGCTGGGCTTAAAGTCGCGTATCGAAGCAGCTCAGGTGGTAGAGACCTGGGCTGCCCTAGCAGGCCCCCAAATTAATCGCGTCACCGACGCGGTTTGGGTACGCGACGGTACACTTTACGTCAAGCTGACCTCAGCAGCTTGGCGGCACACGTTGCATCTGCAGCGCGAGCAGTGGCGGCTGCGGCTCAACGAAGCGCTGGGCAAGCCGCTGATCCAAGAAATCGTTTTTCGATAG
- a CDS encoding TolC family protein, translating to MKSSRLWLHYACVATLFWGLAGRALAQPIDTLRLSLLEVLQRALAVSPDLQAVAAREAFAEARYDQARASRFLTQLRLQTAHAVAPGLKIPEDNAYPTDALYLNPEVRNDWAHVRPFNQLEVELIQPLWTWGELSGQIRAARYGTEVETASLRQKALEVAARSGELYYSLQLTAALLRLTRETGEIIERAKAEINRLLETGAPEVDDADLFQLRITEQEYLQRVVEAEERHRLARSALALQLQLPDTVALETTEVLLPVSFTLQPLETYLALAEAHRPEIQQAQAGLAAREALVDVARSEYYPKLFLGISGRWTYTAGRYRQPNPYISDPYLGESLRAGLGLRLSLNFGQTRARVAQAQAQRNEVAYQLEAARLLVRYEVEEAYRNVLIAKAALEARDRALTISKEWLRTEQINFDLDLGDTENLVRAVRENLELQARYYEAVYNYNRAVLRLLRAIGTLDENIRNGTVIE from the coding sequence ATGAAGTCCTCTAGGCTTTGGTTGCATTATGCGTGCGTTGCCACGCTTTTTTGGGGACTAGCCGGACGGGCGCTAGCGCAGCCGATCGATACGCTACGGCTTTCGCTGCTAGAAGTGCTTCAGCGCGCCCTAGCGGTAAGTCCCGATTTACAGGCCGTTGCCGCACGAGAGGCATTCGCCGAAGCCCGCTATGACCAGGCCCGAGCAAGCCGGTTTTTGACGCAGTTGCGCCTGCAAACGGCACATGCGGTCGCACCGGGCCTCAAGATTCCAGAAGACAATGCCTACCCAACCGATGCCCTGTACTTAAACCCAGAGGTGCGCAACGACTGGGCACATGTACGCCCCTTTAATCAGCTCGAAGTGGAGCTAATTCAGCCGCTTTGGACTTGGGGAGAGCTTAGCGGTCAGATCCGCGCTGCCCGGTATGGTACCGAGGTCGAAACTGCCAGCTTACGGCAAAAAGCCCTGGAAGTGGCAGCCCGTAGCGGCGAACTGTACTACAGCCTACAACTTACAGCAGCCCTGCTTCGCCTAACGCGAGAAACAGGCGAGATCATCGAGCGGGCAAAAGCCGAAATCAACCGACTACTGGAAACTGGCGCTCCTGAGGTGGACGATGCGGACCTATTCCAACTCCGCATTACCGAACAAGAATACTTGCAACGCGTGGTTGAGGCTGAAGAACGCCATCGGCTTGCGCGCTCGGCCTTAGCCCTCCAGCTGCAGTTGCCGGATACGGTTGCCCTGGAAACTACAGAAGTTCTGCTCCCCGTATCGTTCACGCTACAACCGTTAGAAACCTACCTAGCGCTGGCTGAAGCGCATCGGCCGGAAATCCAACAAGCCCAAGCTGGCTTGGCTGCCAGAGAAGCCTTGGTTGACGTAGCCCGCTCAGAGTACTACCCTAAGCTTTTTTTGGGCATCTCCGGGCGCTGGACTTACACGGCTGGACGCTATCGGCAGCCGAATCCATATATCAGCGATCCCTACTTAGGTGAAAGCCTACGCGCCGGCCTTGGACTACGCCTCAGCCTCAACTTTGGCCAAACGCGGGCGCGCGTTGCCCAAGCCCAAGCCCAACGCAACGAGGTAGCCTATCAGTTGGAAGCCGCGCGCCTGCTCGTCCGCTACGAGGTCGAAGAAGCCTATCGCAATGTCCTCATTGCGAAGGCCGCCTTAGAAGCCCGCGACCGTGCCTTGACCATCAGCAAGGAATGGCTCCGCACCGAACAAATCAACTTTGACCTGGATCTGGGTGATACCGAAAACCTGGTCCGGGCCGTTCGGGAAAACTTAGAGCTGCAGGCGCGTTACTACGAAGCTGTCTACAATTATAACCGTGCGGTATTGCGCTTACTACGCGCTATAGGCACCTTGGACGAAAATATTCGCAACGGTACAGTTATTGAGTAA
- a CDS encoding MlaC/ttg2D family ABC transporter substrate-binding protein, producing MSIGLLSGVLGVHSLWAQSTSPEAQRLQQLLESRDRQVKALLNAGPLTPERRARLKEQINGVVDFETMGRLALGPFWKNLTPAQRQEFIQVFSDIVREQSLADLDIYRAQVRYNRIEVRGDSARVLTTVTYKETPTQVVYLFTRRDGQWKAYDIIIDEVSTVDGYARSFQSVIRKRGFEALMNSLRKKQAQLTQSTSS from the coding sequence ATGAGCATCGGCTTGCTTAGCGGCGTGCTTGGGGTGCACAGTCTTTGGGCCCAATCCACCAGCCCTGAAGCCCAGCGCCTGCAACAGCTGCTCGAAAGCCGCGACCGCCAGGTTAAAGCCTTACTCAATGCTGGACCCCTAACCCCAGAACGGCGCGCCCGCTTGAAAGAGCAAATTAATGGCGTAGTCGACTTCGAAACGATGGGCCGCCTGGCTTTAGGGCCTTTTTGGAAAAACCTGACGCCGGCGCAGCGCCAGGAATTCATTCAGGTCTTTAGCGACATCGTGCGCGAACAGTCCTTAGCAGATCTGGACATCTACCGGGCTCAGGTACGCTACAACCGCATCGAAGTGCGCGGCGACAGTGCGCGGGTGCTGACTACCGTTACCTACAAAGAAACCCCAACCCAGGTCGTTTACCTTTTCACGCGCCGTGATGGCCAGTGGAAAGCCTACGATATCATCATCGACGAAGTGAGTACAGTCGACGGCTACGCCCGCTCCTTCCAAAGCGTGATTCGCAAACGCGGCTTTGAAGCCCTTATGAACAGCCTGCGCAAAAAACAAGCCCAACTCACCCAATCCACTTCTTCATAA